A section of the Marispirochaeta aestuarii genome encodes:
- a CDS encoding Mu-like prophage major head subunit gpT family protein produces MSFNPIVIEKGLYPGFTRSMLEYNKARAINPGIMAAAMEIQSNGAYEKLGWLGALPSVKQWVGELNAKEFNSYDYTIKNLDWATGVPINENDIDDDQTGALSMFSAALAQRIMVHPEKMMFDLLINGDSDLAYDGSAFFADRTAPNDNLLAGTGVTLSALKTDLISALVAMAKFADDQGEKLNARGNMIVCPVALQFNFESLVYSPADPTATGGVDTYNPFANKFTVIGDPRLDADDSTDWYLLSSREIVKPLIYQKRQEGRPRLEKTPHTKTWVYSADYRGNGGYGIPTLAVKTVNA; encoded by the coding sequence ATGAGTTTTAATCCTATTGTAATTGAAAAAGGGCTTTACCCAGGGTTTACCCGCTCCATGCTGGAGTACAACAAGGCACGTGCCATAAACCCCGGGATCATGGCCGCTGCTATGGAAATACAGTCTAACGGGGCTTATGAAAAGCTTGGTTGGCTTGGAGCATTGCCATCAGTTAAACAGTGGGTCGGGGAGCTGAATGCGAAAGAGTTCAACTCCTATGACTACACAATCAAAAACCTTGATTGGGCGACCGGCGTACCGATTAACGAGAACGACATTGATGATGACCAGACCGGAGCGCTGTCCATGTTCTCCGCAGCCCTCGCTCAGCGCATAATGGTACATCCCGAAAAGATGATGTTCGACCTCCTCATCAATGGGGATTCTGATCTTGCCTATGACGGAAGCGCATTTTTCGCCGACCGTACCGCACCGAATGACAACCTCTTGGCCGGAACCGGCGTCACCCTGTCCGCCCTCAAAACCGACCTGATATCCGCCCTCGTCGCTATGGCGAAATTTGCGGATGACCAGGGCGAAAAGCTGAACGCTCGCGGGAACATGATTGTTTGCCCCGTCGCTCTTCAGTTCAATTTCGAGTCTCTGGTCTACAGCCCGGCAGATCCGACAGCCACCGGCGGCGTGGACACTTACAACCCGTTTGCAAATAAGTTCACCGTTATCGGCGACCCCCGCCTTGACGCTGACGATTCAACCGATTGGTACCTGCTTTCCTCCCGTGAAATCGTGAAGCCTTTGATTTATCAGAAACGGCAGGAAGGACGGCCCCGCCTTGAAAAGACACCTCACACCAAGACGTGGGTCTACTCCGCTGATTATCGCGGCAATGGCGGTTACGGAATCCCGACTCTGGCAGTTAAGACTGTTAACGCCTAA
- a CDS encoding head maturation protease, ClpP-related: protein MKQINLDGVIGWDVMAADFRAALNEANGDDIDLTISSPGGSVYEGLAIYNAIRDYRRAGGKITARVIGLAASMATYIPLAADSVTIEDNAVWMIHNPWSIAMGDQNDMRKEAEILDGIAGLLLKAYTTKTGKDREELSAMMDAETWLYGEEIKEAGFADLIEPAGDGAESKDDAVAMARTEIESMKHIFKSEPERQQLDRAAALIKAEKPAVSRAQIPADKAEDTEVPMDRELLRKEHSAVYEAVFNDGIQAGVEQERARQKALDEQLEADPGNPKLAEVIAKAKADGKALADVQTQIIVAVRDGKLSGENPPDLQTAEGLEALTEEDIQAAKLAGMTLDEYRKYSKEA, encoded by the coding sequence ATGAAGCAGATAAACCTTGACGGTGTTATCGGCTGGGATGTAATGGCCGCAGATTTTCGGGCCGCTCTCAACGAGGCAAACGGCGACGACATCGACCTGACAATTTCTTCCCCCGGTGGCTCCGTGTATGAAGGGCTCGCAATTTATAACGCGATCCGCGATTACAGGCGCGCAGGCGGGAAAATAACCGCCCGTGTAATCGGACTTGCCGCATCCATGGCGACCTATATTCCCCTTGCCGCTGACAGCGTGACCATCGAGGACAACGCAGTCTGGATGATTCATAACCCATGGTCAATTGCAATGGGGGATCAAAACGATATGCGCAAAGAGGCGGAAATTCTCGACGGCATCGCTGGGCTACTCCTCAAAGCCTACACCACGAAAACCGGGAAAGACCGGGAAGAGCTTTCGGCAATGATGGATGCTGAAACATGGCTCTACGGCGAAGAAATCAAAGAAGCCGGTTTTGCCGACTTAATCGAACCAGCAGGCGATGGCGCAGAAAGTAAAGACGACGCCGTGGCAATGGCAAGAACAGAAATCGAATCAATGAAACACATCTTTAAAAGTGAACCTGAACGGCAGCAGCTCGACCGGGCGGCCGCCTTAATCAAAGCAGAAAAACCGGCCGTGAGCCGGGCGCAAATCCCCGCCGACAAGGCGGAAGATACGGAGGTTCCTATGGATAGGGAACTTTTGAGGAAGGAACACTCCGCCGTTTACGAGGCCGTTTTTAACGACGGAATCCAGGCGGGAGTGGAACAGGAAAGGGCACGGCAGAAAGCACTCGATGAGCAGCTTGAAGCTGATCCCGGCAATCCGAAACTGGCCGAGGTAATCGCCAAAGCCAAAGCAGACGGTAAGGCACTCGCCGACGTCCAGACTCAGATAATCGTTGCAGTCCGTGACGGAAAACTGAGCGGCGAAAATCCCCCGGACCTGCAGACCGCAGAAGGGCTCGAAGCTTTGACCGAAGAGGACATCCAGGCCGCCAAGCTGGCAGGCATGACCCTCGACGAATATCGCAAGTACAGCAAGGAGGCGTAA
- a CDS encoding C39 family peptidase yields MIKGTPYWNDPYRYYTQVNNALEEVLRRYKAEESAVTCGPTTAINCLASIGAEIDTLTPAGWSPQPEDVLTLWFHDQRNWPVLSEVRKETRPDDTKYSPHEVPQYYPTAVKEVFGVECVFRWIFDFQEIADIVSSGRAVQIAKKKPGHYIAVVAYDDFTEQLIINDPYPQFYVNNNGFNQHLSKHEYSFNIQPYAIIYGEGK; encoded by the coding sequence GTGATTAAAGGCACCCCCTATTGGAATGATCCGTACCGCTATTACACGCAAGTCAACAACGCGCTTGAGGAAGTGCTGAGACGCTACAAGGCCGAAGAGTCAGCCGTCACCTGTGGGCCTACCACCGCAATAAATTGCCTTGCGTCCATCGGCGCAGAAATCGACACACTGACCCCAGCAGGATGGTCACCACAACCGGAGGATGTTCTTACCCTCTGGTTCCATGACCAAAGAAATTGGCCGGTACTCTCAGAGGTGCGAAAAGAAACACGCCCGGACGATACGAAATATTCCCCGCACGAAGTCCCGCAGTATTACCCGACAGCTGTCAAGGAAGTTTTCGGCGTTGAGTGCGTTTTCCGCTGGATTTTCGATTTTCAGGAAATAGCGGACATCGTATCAAGCGGAAGAGCAGTCCAGATAGCAAAAAAGAAACCCGGCCACTATATCGCTGTTGTTGCTTATGACGATTTTACAGAGCAGCTAATCATCAACGATCCATACCCGCAGTTCTACGTCAATAACAACGGTTTTAATCAGCACCTCAGCAAGCACGAATACTCATTCAACATTCAGCCCTACGCAATTATTTACGGGGAGGGAAAATGA
- a CDS encoding phage portal protein, whose product MGFFDFLRPKVVYQRVHDSDYNNGRTFNSGKAKYGHIHYNEAGYTDYSRQRENARGVYADSLIARGIVRRLVDNVINTGLTRECTPIWNLIPGVSGWSDEERYQWTEDVEKRWQLYSESKESDIKGMLTFQQLQTSTYALRVKEGETFAICRYMNSPSRMNPLSLQILNNDQIQQPYDNPTLEAIKARKSTVKEGIEYDSTGHMVAIYVRDDLSNWSEAPKRVPMFGPRSGRRFVIYDANQETPEQFRGFPELSAMVYELDRLTEMSITEIENSIASALWLMSIETAIGGEKKIPIKPTGSTDLSANVNGMEDGPREVRIGKRALIQQNLGKGQSMKAYQPQHPNPNYAAFVEIHENMICSAIGMPLSVYRQKFQGSYSAARAEILFFWNNVIRRRSDFAYGFLDPAFEAWFSEEVDAGNIKAPGFKTLPIARRAWLAGTWNGISRPVVDPVKEVNAVKTRIDLGHTTGEREAKAHNGSSFRENIERLKKENELRREANQPIDPELAPDTPTDDPAPGGGSD is encoded by the coding sequence ATGGGATTTTTTGATTTTCTACGGCCTAAAGTAGTTTATCAGCGCGTCCACGATTCGGACTACAACAACGGCAGGACGTTCAATTCCGGCAAAGCAAAATACGGACACATCCATTACAACGAGGCAGGATATACCGATTACAGCCGCCAACGCGAAAACGCCCGGGGCGTCTATGCTGATTCCCTGATTGCCCGTGGAATTGTCCGCAGGTTGGTTGACAACGTAATAAATACCGGCCTGACCCGTGAGTGTACGCCGATATGGAACCTGATTCCAGGTGTTTCCGGCTGGTCAGATGAAGAGCGCTACCAGTGGACAGAGGACGTCGAGAAGCGCTGGCAGTTATACAGCGAATCAAAAGAGTCTGACATAAAAGGGATGCTGACCTTCCAGCAATTGCAGACATCGACCTACGCGCTCCGGGTCAAAGAAGGCGAGACTTTCGCAATATGCCGTTACATGAACTCGCCGTCCAGAATGAACCCACTGTCTCTGCAAATCCTGAATAACGATCAAATACAACAGCCCTATGATAACCCGACACTCGAAGCGATCAAGGCCCGGAAGTCAACTGTCAAAGAAGGCATAGAATACGACTCGACCGGGCACATGGTTGCAATCTATGTACGTGATGACCTGTCAAATTGGTCAGAAGCACCTAAGCGCGTTCCCATGTTCGGCCCTCGTTCTGGCCGCCGTTTTGTAATTTACGACGCCAACCAGGAGACCCCGGAACAGTTCAGAGGCTTTCCAGAACTTTCAGCCATGGTCTACGAACTCGACCGGCTGACAGAAATGTCAATCACGGAAATTGAGAATTCCATAGCGTCGGCCCTCTGGCTTATGTCGATTGAAACGGCAATAGGCGGGGAAAAGAAAATCCCGATAAAACCTACCGGGAGTACTGACCTTTCGGCAAACGTCAACGGCATGGAGGACGGCCCCAGGGAAGTCCGCATCGGTAAACGCGCTCTGATCCAGCAGAATCTAGGAAAGGGTCAAAGCATGAAGGCGTACCAGCCTCAGCACCCGAACCCGAATTATGCCGCTTTTGTTGAGATCCATGAAAACATGATCTGCTCTGCTATTGGTATGCCGCTCTCAGTTTATCGGCAGAAATTCCAAGGAAGCTATTCAGCCGCCCGCGCGGAAATCCTCTTTTTCTGGAATAACGTAATCAGGCGCCGTTCCGATTTTGCCTATGGATTTTTAGACCCCGCTTTCGAGGCGTGGTTTTCCGAAGAGGTTGACGCCGGAAATATCAAGGCCCCTGGATTTAAGACACTCCCGATTGCCCGTCGCGCATGGCTGGCCGGAACATGGAACGGAATCAGCCGCCCGGTTGTTGACCCGGTAAAAGAAGTCAATGCGGTAAAGACAAGAATCGACCTCGGCCACACGACCGGCGAACGGGAAGCAAAAGCACATAACGGATCGTCTTTCCGCGAAAATATCGAACGGCTGAAAAAAGAAAATGAACTCAGGCGGGAGGCGAACCAGCCGATAGACCCGGAGCTTGCCCCCGATACTCCGACCGACGACCCGGCACCAGGGGGCGGCAGTGATTAA
- a CDS encoding NrdR family transcriptional regulator: protein MNCIKCGGKSTVVETRLSPGETRRRRQCVECGYRWTTYEMAELTISQVRTLRKLHDEFTDIRKIMDRAIDRIDSAIVS, encoded by the coding sequence ATGAACTGTATAAAATGCGGCGGGAAATCAACCGTTGTTGAGACAAGGCTCTCTCCTGGCGAAACGCGTCGGCGGCGTCAATGTGTTGAGTGTGGATACCGCTGGACTACTTACGAAATGGCGGAACTGACGATTTCCCAGGTAAGGACTTTGCGGAAATTGCATGATGAGTTTACCGATATCCGCAAGATTATGGACCGGGCAATTGACCGCATAGACTCGGCTATAGTGTCTTAG
- a CDS encoding terminase gpA endonuclease subunit encodes MTEIIQDELFTKQKRVESLEWLIKLLERTPRKIERVLISEWAEENRTLSEGLTPYPGPYSFDVNPYMREIVDSLSESSPIHEVAVLKGTQIMFTVGAIENFIGYTIDIAPAPMLYVTGDAGLADTQMELRIDSMINNSGIGHKIGAQSKREGQRKTGDIKTRKEFPGGFLVAAGPNSGAKLRSMSFKKINVDEVDAFPDSTGKEGDPIYLIRRRVDAFSESYKILWGSTPLFKHNSKIYSLYKEGDQRKYFVPCKHCGHMQFLRWGEKDTPGGLKFEHDEDDRLIATYNDDGQIIESSVRYVCEKCGGEWENADKDWFLPRGEWRPTAEPRRPSMRSYHIPGLLSPVGFRSWENAVVEFLQIKHEGKPKLKMQNWVNTFLGEPFEDYGGRPKIEALLSRNKTYVSGTLPEDAKPLIITVGADVQGGENSRIECEVVAWGRDFESWSIRYEVIPGDTGDLESPCWSALRSIITTKYAGMQPTLSGVDSGYNTETVYSFCDTFESGVHPVMGQTYLNKDRKYIQPTECIGHKHFRIDVNDNLLKQEIYSFIAKGEFESGNTPRGYCHFPSDYPRQHFIQLTNEQRVMERDKSGVAKLKWVQTGKNEQLDCRKYALAMVYAYREYVEAVLKENGNLEEDTVLSWHEFWDYLEG; translated from the coding sequence ATGACTGAAATAATTCAAGACGAATTATTCACAAAACAAAAACGCGTCGAATCTCTTGAATGGCTTATTAAGCTTTTAGAAAGAACTCCGCGCAAAATAGAACGAGTTTTAATTTCAGAATGGGCCGAAGAAAATAGAACGCTGTCAGAAGGTTTGACGCCGTATCCAGGTCCTTACAGTTTCGACGTAAACCCGTATATGCGCGAGATAGTTGACAGCCTTTCGGAAAGCTCTCCGATTCATGAGGTGGCAGTCTTAAAGGGTACACAGATAATGTTCACCGTTGGCGCGATTGAAAACTTTATAGGCTACACAATCGACATCGCCCCGGCCCCGATGCTTTACGTAACCGGGGACGCTGGACTTGCCGATACACAAATGGAACTCCGCATTGACTCAATGATAAATAATTCCGGTATTGGTCACAAGATCGGCGCACAGTCAAAACGCGAAGGGCAGCGGAAAACCGGAGACATAAAAACTCGGAAAGAATTTCCCGGCGGGTTCCTGGTTGCAGCTGGTCCGAACTCAGGCGCAAAACTTCGATCAATGAGTTTTAAAAAAATAAACGTTGACGAGGTTGACGCTTTCCCTGATTCCACTGGAAAAGAAGGCGATCCAATTTATTTAATACGTCGGCGCGTTGATGCTTTTTCCGAGAGTTACAAAATCTTATGGGGAAGCACTCCACTATTTAAGCACAACTCAAAAATCTATTCACTTTACAAAGAAGGCGATCAGAGGAAATACTTTGTACCGTGTAAGCACTGCGGGCATATGCAGTTTTTACGATGGGGCGAAAAGGACACTCCTGGAGGATTAAAATTTGAACATGACGAAGATGACCGCCTGATTGCTACCTACAACGATGACGGTCAGATAATAGAATCATCTGTCCGCTACGTATGCGAAAAATGCGGCGGGGAATGGGAGAACGCGGATAAAGACTGGTTTCTTCCACGCGGCGAATGGCGACCAACTGCGGAACCACGGCGTCCAAGTATGAGGAGTTACCACATCCCTGGATTACTTTCCCCGGTCGGTTTCCGCTCGTGGGAAAATGCCGTTGTGGAATTCTTGCAAATAAAGCACGAAGGTAAGCCCAAACTAAAAATGCAAAACTGGGTAAATACTTTTCTTGGCGAACCTTTCGAGGATTACGGAGGACGCCCGAAAATTGAGGCGCTACTATCCCGCAATAAGACATACGTTTCCGGCACACTTCCAGAAGACGCGAAACCGCTGATTATCACCGTTGGCGCAGACGTCCAGGGTGGCGAGAATTCCCGCATAGAATGTGAAGTTGTCGCATGGGGCCGCGATTTTGAAAGCTGGTCAATCCGGTATGAGGTTATTCCCGGCGATACCGGCGATCTTGAGTCTCCGTGCTGGTCAGCATTGCGGTCAATCATTACCACGAAATACGCCGGAATGCAGCCGACACTTTCAGGAGTTGACTCAGGGTACAATACCGAGACCGTGTATTCGTTCTGCGATACGTTTGAATCTGGCGTCCATCCTGTCATGGGGCAGACCTATTTGAACAAGGATCGGAAATATATCCAGCCTACCGAGTGCATAGGGCATAAACATTTTCGTATTGACGTCAATGACAACCTGCTAAAACAGGAGATTTATTCATTTATCGCAAAAGGCGAGTTTGAAAGCGGAAACACACCGCGCGGATATTGCCATTTTCCGTCAGATTATCCGCGTCAGCATTTTATCCAGTTGACTAATGAACAGCGGGTCATGGAACGCGATAAAAGCGGTGTTGCAAAATTGAAATGGGTCCAGACCGGGAAAAATGAGCAGCTTGACTGCCGCAAATACGCGCTGGCAATGGTCTACGCATACCGGGAATACGTCGAGGCAGTGTTAAAAGAAAACGGAAATCTTGAAGAGGACACGGTCCTCTCATGGCATGAATTCTGGGATTATTTAGAGGGGTGA
- a CDS encoding DUF4373 domain-containing protein yields the protein MANKIKDTVEYFPFFVRDGRTLFILQKKYGLAGIGFFTQILRWLAQSPGHYYPYVEDFDKDRFNEYCGLTENEIRVMIGDMVRSGKLDKDLWEERNVIYSEDFVQELSELYRRRKVKLPSRENVIAETDGILTAISGNMTAFSQDCQNHQEIPEEYETAAICRQYVGNMTRTPEQSRVEESIESIGEVETAQPEPPAESLPAVQSDSKQSKDIAPMKDDLAQMWQEMITRVQPHTSWSNYGKERSQVNQLAKKTRALYKETPYTNEGDLAKAVFSQFLEMRQTGNDKRIRGTPVIPSRIVQFWPEVVTALADQYQAAEAAEEYDPEEIIF from the coding sequence ATGGCAAACAAGATTAAGGACACCGTTGAATACTTCCCGTTTTTTGTCCGAGATGGTAGAACGCTTTTTATCCTCCAAAAGAAATACGGGCTTGCTGGCATCGGTTTTTTTACTCAGATTTTACGCTGGCTTGCACAATCGCCGGGGCACTATTACCCCTATGTTGAAGACTTCGACAAGGACAGATTCAACGAATATTGTGGCCTCACTGAGAATGAAATCCGCGTAATGATCGGCGACATGGTCAGATCTGGGAAGCTGGACAAGGATCTCTGGGAAGAAAGAAATGTAATCTATTCTGAGGATTTTGTCCAAGAATTATCCGAGCTGTATCGCCGGAGAAAGGTAAAATTACCCAGCAGAGAGAATGTAATTGCTGAAACTGACGGCATATTGACGGCAATTTCCGGTAATATGACAGCATTTTCCCAGGATTGCCAGAATCACCAAGAAATACCGGAAGAATATGAAACCGCTGCAATATGTCGGCAATATGTCGGAAATATGACGCGAACCCCCGAACAGAGTAGAGTAGAGGAGAGTATAGAGAGTATAGGAGAAGTGGAGACGGCACAGCCGGAGCCTCCTGCGGAGTCTCTACCTGCGGTACAATCCGATTCTAAACAATCCAAAGACATCGCCCCGATGAAAGACGATTTAGCCCAAATGTGGCAAGAAATGATCACCAGGGTGCAGCCTCATACCTCATGGTCCAACTACGGCAAGGAGCGGTCTCAGGTAAATCAGCTCGCAAAGAAAACCCGGGCCTTGTACAAGGAGACGCCGTACACCAACGAGGGCGATCTTGCCAAGGCTGTATTTTCTCAATTCCTTGAAATGCGGCAGACCGGGAACGATAAGAGGATCCGGGGAACGCCGGTGATACCTTCGCGCATTGTGCAGTTCTGGCCGGAGGTTGTAACGGCATTAGCTGACCAGTACCAGGCAGCAGAAGCGGCAGAGGAGTACGATCCAGAGGAGATAATATTTTGA
- a CDS encoding M23 family metallopeptidase, whose product MKKLILPSLIISLALNAALSLAIWTAPKEQAQGGAEAGTMAQVSNVSKMIHPENAQKPTFPIKGKHWLTSEFGIRESPFTGKPAIHYGTDYSAPNGAEIVAVKSGVVVTHYPPPDGYYAGHPVYGGYIEILHDDGISRYAHLDVTYVHEGWKVSAGETIGIMGNTGMTAGKVGHLHYEFLKNPGVIYE is encoded by the coding sequence ATGAAAAAATTGATTTTACCAAGTCTCATAATCAGCCTTGCCCTGAATGCGGCGCTGTCACTTGCAATATGGACTGCCCCGAAGGAACAGGCCCAGGGCGGAGCGGAAGCCGGGACGATGGCGCAGGTCAGCAATGTATCAAAAATGATACATCCAGAGAATGCGCAAAAACCAACATTCCCGATAAAAGGCAAACACTGGCTGACAAGTGAATTCGGAATTCGCGAATCGCCTTTCACGGGTAAGCCGGCTATCCACTACGGTACTGACTACTCAGCGCCGAATGGTGCCGAAATAGTCGCCGTCAAATCAGGTGTTGTCGTAACGCATTATCCACCGCCTGATGGGTATTATGCAGGCCATCCAGTTTACGGCGGCTATATTGAGATCCTACATGACGACGGAATAAGCAGGTATGCGCATTTAGACGTTACCTACGTCCACGAGGGGTGGAAAGTGTCAGCGGGTGAGACCATTGGAATTATGGGAAATACTGGAATGACGGCCGGTAAGGTTGGTCATCTTCACTACGAGTTTTTGAAAAATCCGGGGGTAATTTATGAGTAA
- a CDS encoding DNA methyltransferase, whose product MKNIVHLCDCMEFMKDLPNNAYELAIVDPPYGIDINSSGRLGHYGGAGKKWDLFLPDQRYFNELFRVSENQIIWGGNYYNLQPTRCFLIWDKKQPQGISFADGEYAWTSFNQSARFFRMRPQKEKRIHPTQKPVALYKWILKNYAKPGQTIFDSHVGSGSIRIACHDLGFDFEGCELDQDYWQAQEDRYKRHIAQAELFQVKEIQENIYK is encoded by the coding sequence ATGAAAAACATCGTCCACCTGTGCGACTGCATGGAGTTCATGAAGGACTTACCCAATAACGCCTATGAATTGGCGATTGTTGATCCGCCGTATGGGATAGACATAAACAGCTCAGGGAGGCTTGGGCATTATGGTGGCGCTGGTAAAAAATGGGATTTATTTTTACCGGACCAAAGATATTTCAATGAACTTTTTAGGGTAAGTGAAAATCAAATAATTTGGGGCGGTAATTATTACAATTTACAACCAACAAGATGTTTTTTAATTTGGGACAAAAAACAACCTCAAGGTATAAGCTTTGCCGATGGGGAATATGCATGGACATCATTTAATCAAAGCGCACGTTTTTTTAGAATGCGGCCACAAAAAGAAAAACGCATCCACCCCACCCAAAAGCCCGTAGCCCTCTATAAGTGGATCTTGAAAAACTACGCAAAACCAGGACAGACAATATTCGATTCCCACGTAGGAAGCGGCTCAATCCGCATCGCCTGCCATGATCTCGGCTTCGATTTCGAGGGATGCGAACTTGACCAGGACTACTGGCAAGCACAGGAGGACCGCTACAAGCGCCACATAGCACAGGCGGAATTGTTCCAGGTTAAGGAAATACAGGAGAATATTTACAAATGA
- a CDS encoding DNA-methyltransferase → MERIQLFNDHFSNYKLYGIPKAQLIIADIPYNLGNNAYASNPMWYEGGDNANGESKLAGKQFFDTDKNFKIAEYFHFCGKLLKPEPKEKGKAGAMIIFCSFEQQFGLIELAKKHGFPKYINMVFYKKYSPQVLKANMRVVGNSEYALIFYRDKLPKFNNHGNMVFNCMEYPRDNETPKVHPTQKSVQLLERLIELFTDEDEVVIDPVAGSGTTLLAAKNLNRRAYGFEIKKEFCKACNEQILTFSQPSLFCERKNRRRVNA, encoded by the coding sequence ATGGAAAGAATACAATTATTTAACGACCATTTTTCTAACTATAAATTATACGGGATTCCAAAGGCTCAGTTAATAATTGCGGATATCCCGTACAATCTCGGGAATAATGCCTATGCGTCAAATCCAATGTGGTATGAGGGAGGGGATAACGCAAACGGTGAATCAAAACTTGCGGGGAAGCAGTTTTTCGATACTGACAAGAATTTCAAGATAGCGGAGTATTTCCATTTCTGCGGAAAACTTCTCAAGCCAGAACCAAAAGAAAAAGGCAAAGCAGGAGCCATGATTATTTTCTGTTCCTTTGAGCAGCAATTCGGGCTGATCGAGCTTGCCAAAAAACACGGCTTTCCAAAATACATCAACATGGTTTTTTACAAGAAATACAGCCCCCAGGTTTTAAAAGCCAATATGCGCGTTGTGGGTAATTCAGAATATGCGTTGATTTTCTACCGGGATAAACTCCCGAAATTTAACAATCATGGAAACATGGTTTTCAACTGCATGGAGTACCCGAGGGACAACGAGACGCCAAAAGTACACCCGACGCAGAAGAGCGTACAGCTTCTTGAAAGGCTGATTGAATTATTTACCGACGAGGACGAAGTTGTCATTGACCCGGTGGCTGGCAGCGGGACAACTTTATTGGCCGCTAAAAATCTGAACCGGAGAGCGTACGGTTTCGAGATAAAAAAAGAATTCTGCAAAGCATGTAATGAACAGATTTTGACCTTTTCACAGCCGTCGCTTTTTTGTGAACGGAAAAATAGAAGGCGGGTGAACGCATGA
- a CDS encoding recombinase RecT has translation MRTDGTKEAGAAATAPTEGKAPAKAHKPADTIGAMIEKLKPQIERALPKHVTPDRMARMALTAIRNNPKLGQAEAVSLMGSIIQASQLGLEPNTPLGQCYIIPYNSKNGMQAQFQMGYKGIVDLAHRSGQYRQLTAHPVDEADEFRYSYGLNPDLVHVPAEKPSGKITHYYAVYHLTNGGFDFRVWSREKVEAHAKQYSKSFSSGPWQTNFDQMACKTVMIDLLRYAPKSVEIAKATSADNRTHTINPEDPDLNIDTIDGDFELEGEER, from the coding sequence TTGAGAACAGACGGAACAAAAGAGGCCGGAGCTGCGGCAACAGCCCCGACCGAAGGCAAAGCACCTGCGAAGGCACATAAGCCCGCTGACACTATCGGCGCAATGATCGAAAAGCTCAAGCCCCAGATTGAAAGGGCACTTCCTAAACACGTAACCCCCGACCGTATGGCACGTATGGCGTTGACCGCGATTCGGAATAATCCGAAGCTGGGACAGGCGGAAGCGGTTTCCCTCATGGGGTCAATTATACAGGCTTCACAGCTCGGCCTTGAACCGAATACCCCGCTCGGACAGTGCTACATAATCCCGTACAACAGCAAAAACGGGATGCAGGCACAGTTCCAGATGGGGTACAAGGGCATCGTTGACCTTGCACACCGCTCAGGGCAGTACCGGCAGCTCACCGCTCACCCGGTCGATGAAGCAGACGAATTCCGGTATTCCTACGGGCTTAATCCAGACCTTGTGCACGTGCCGGCCGAAAAGCCGAGCGGAAAGATTACGCATTATTATGCGGTCTACCACCTGACAAACGGCGGTTTTGATTTCCGTGTCTGGTCACGTGAAAAGGTCGAAGCCCACGCAAAACAGTACAGCAAGTCTTTTTCCTCCGGCCCCTGGCAAACCAATTTTGACCAGATGGCATGTAAGACTGTCATGATCGACCTGCTCCGGTATGCCCCGAAATCAGTTGAAATTGCGAAAGCTACAAGCGCAGACAACCGCACTCACACAATCAACCCCGAAGACCCAGACCTGAACATTGACACGATTGACGGGGATTTCGAACTTGAAGGAGAAGAAAGATAA